One Microlunatus soli genomic window carries:
- the purD gene encoding phosphoribosylamine--glycine ligase, producing the protein MTVLVVGNGAREHALALALSRDPAVTALHVAPGNPGTEPIATNHPVDQNDGPAVAALATELAADLVVVGPEAPLVAGVADAVRAAGIACFGPGIEAARLEGSKAFAKEIMTAAGVPTAEAVACTDAEQVRRALERFGAPYVVKDDGLAAGKGVIVTDDLQAAIDHAAHCDRVIVEEFLDGPEVSLFAICDGTEVRPLQPAQDFKRAGDDDAGPNTGGMGAYTPLTWAPDDLVPTVLKTVLQPTVDELARRGTPFNGLLYAGLALTRNGVRVVEFNVRFGDPETQPLLTKLDTPLGTLLYAAATGALADQPPLAWKPGAAVGVVLASEGYPEKPITGKQIVGLDQVAVPVIHAGTALDADGRLVSSGGRVLTVVGMADDLTAARDQAYTEIAKIKLDGSFYRTDIARSAADGRVATPSSL; encoded by the coding sequence CTGACCGTTCTCGTCGTCGGCAACGGGGCACGTGAGCACGCCCTGGCACTCGCCCTGAGCCGCGACCCCGCCGTCACGGCGCTGCACGTCGCGCCCGGCAACCCCGGAACCGAGCCGATCGCCACCAACCACCCCGTCGACCAGAACGACGGCCCAGCGGTGGCAGCGCTGGCCACCGAACTGGCCGCCGACCTGGTGGTCGTCGGCCCCGAAGCGCCGCTGGTCGCCGGTGTCGCCGACGCCGTCCGTGCTGCCGGCATCGCCTGCTTCGGCCCCGGCATCGAGGCGGCCCGGCTGGAGGGCAGCAAGGCCTTCGCCAAGGAGATCATGACCGCCGCCGGCGTGCCGACCGCCGAAGCGGTCGCCTGCACCGACGCCGAGCAGGTCCGGCGGGCGCTGGAACGGTTCGGAGCACCGTATGTGGTGAAGGACGACGGACTCGCTGCCGGCAAGGGCGTGATCGTCACTGACGATCTGCAGGCCGCGATCGACCACGCCGCACACTGCGACCGGGTGATCGTCGAGGAGTTCCTGGACGGCCCCGAGGTCAGCCTGTTCGCGATCTGCGACGGCACCGAGGTCCGCCCGCTGCAACCCGCTCAGGACTTCAAGCGGGCCGGCGATGACGACGCCGGCCCGAACACCGGCGGGATGGGCGCCTACACGCCGTTGACGTGGGCTCCCGATGATCTTGTTCCGACCGTCCTGAAGACGGTGCTGCAGCCGACCGTCGACGAACTGGCCCGGCGCGGTACCCCGTTCAACGGACTGCTCTACGCCGGGCTGGCGCTGACCCGGAACGGTGTCCGGGTCGTCGAGTTCAACGTCCGCTTCGGCGACCCCGAAACCCAACCCCTGTTGACCAAACTGGACACCCCGCTCGGCACCCTGCTGTACGCCGCCGCTACCGGTGCGCTGGCCGACCAGCCGCCGCTGGCCTGGAAGCCGGGCGCCGCGGTCGGCGTCGTGCTGGCCTCGGAGGGGTATCCGGAGAAGCCGATCACGGGTAAGCAGATCGTCGGTCTGGACCAGGTCGCCGTACCGGTCATTCATGCCGGCACCGCGCTCGACGCCGACGGCCGACTGGTCAGCTCCGGCGGCCGGGTGCTGACCGTGGTCGGGATGGCCGACGACCTCACCGCGGCCCGGGACCAGGCCTACACCGAAATCGCCAAGATCAAACTCGATGGCTCCTTCTACCGCACCGACATCGCCCGATCGGCCGCCGACGGCCGGGTCGCGACACCCAGCTCCCTCTGA
- the purB gene encoding adenylosuccinate lyase, which yields MSIPNVLANRYASTQMQQLWSPENKIILERELWIAVLTAQRDLGVDFGGDDPDKVIAAYRRVIDTVDLASIADRERITRHDVKARIEEFNALAGFEHIHKGMTSRDLTENVEQLQITSALRIIRDRIVTALVQLTRLAAEHAELAMAGRSHNVAAQVTTLGKRFATAADEALVSYARVTDLLGRYPLRGIKGPVGTSQDMLDLMNGDEAKVAELERRIAEHLGFSEVFTSTGQVYPRSLDYDVVSALAQVAAAPSNVATSIRLMAGNELVTEGFRPGQVGSSAMPHKMNTRSCERVNGLAVIIRGHVSMLGELAGDQWNEGDVSDSVVRRVALPDAFFALDGLFETFLSVLGDFGPFPAVIDAELQRYLPFLTTTKVLMAAVRNGTGRETAHEAIKEHAVAVALDRRETGRRDNDLLDRFAADPRLGLDRQQLDTVLANPLELAGTAVSQIRTLVAEAETIAARHPEAAAYHPGDIL from the coding sequence ATGAGCATTCCGAACGTGCTGGCCAATCGCTACGCCTCCACCCAGATGCAGCAGCTCTGGTCGCCGGAGAACAAGATCATCCTGGAGCGGGAGCTGTGGATCGCCGTACTGACCGCGCAGCGCGACCTCGGCGTCGACTTCGGCGGTGACGACCCGGACAAGGTGATCGCCGCCTACCGGAGGGTGATCGACACCGTCGACCTGGCCAGCATCGCCGACCGGGAACGGATCACCCGGCACGACGTCAAGGCGCGGATCGAGGAATTCAACGCACTCGCCGGCTTCGAACACATCCACAAGGGGATGACCAGCCGGGATCTGACCGAGAACGTCGAACAGCTGCAGATCACCTCGGCCTTGCGGATCATCCGGGACCGGATCGTCACCGCCTTGGTGCAGCTGACCAGACTGGCCGCCGAGCACGCCGAGCTGGCGATGGCCGGCAGGTCGCACAACGTCGCGGCCCAGGTCACCACCCTGGGCAAGCGGTTCGCCACCGCAGCCGACGAGGCGTTGGTCAGCTACGCCCGGGTCACCGACCTGCTGGGCCGCTACCCGCTGCGGGGGATCAAGGGCCCGGTCGGCACCAGCCAGGACATGCTCGACCTGATGAACGGTGACGAGGCCAAGGTCGCCGAACTGGAACGACGGATCGCCGAGCATCTCGGCTTCAGTGAGGTCTTCACCTCCACCGGACAGGTCTATCCGCGATCGCTGGACTACGACGTGGTCAGCGCGCTGGCCCAGGTCGCGGCAGCCCCGTCCAACGTCGCCACCAGCATCCGGCTGATGGCCGGCAACGAACTGGTCACCGAGGGCTTCCGGCCGGGGCAGGTCGGATCCTCGGCGATGCCGCACAAGATGAACACCCGGTCCTGTGAACGGGTCAACGGGCTGGCGGTGATCATCCGCGGTCACGTGTCGATGCTCGGCGAACTGGCCGGCGATCAGTGGAACGAAGGTGACGTCTCCGATTCGGTGGTTCGCAGGGTTGCCCTGCCGGACGCGTTCTTCGCTCTGGACGGGCTGTTCGAGACGTTCCTTTCCGTGCTCGGTGACTTCGGGCCGTTCCCGGCGGTGATCGACGCCGAGCTGCAGCGCTACCTGCCGTTCCTGACCACCACCAAGGTGCTGATGGCCGCGGTCCGCAACGGCACCGGCCGCGAGACCGCCCACGAGGCGATCAAGGAGCACGCCGTCGCCGTCGCCCTGGACAGGCGGGAGACCGGCCGCCGCGACAACGACCTGCTGGATCGCTTCGCCGCCGACCCCCGGCTCGGCCTGGACCGGCAGCAACTGGACACCGTACTGGCCAACCCGCTCGAACTCGCCGGCACCGCGGTCAGCCAGATCCGCACCCTGGTCGCCGAGGCCGAGACCATCGCCGCCCGACACCCCGAAGCAGCCGCCTACCACCCCGGCGACATCCTCTGA
- a CDS encoding ABC transporter permease yields the protein MRRYFLLASAEFRRQSTYRLALAAGIFTNSIFGFIRFSVFYAALIGAGGTIAGYDKAEASTYVWLGQGLLAGVGLMSQHEVSQKVRTGEIAIELSRPLDLQLSYWARDFGRAALMLPARGIIPVIVGALTTGLVLPDSWTALPYGIVSLILAVSISFLLRYGVNLISFWTLDVQGYTNLYLLLMSLLSGFYVPVHIFPGWLQTIAHASPFPSMLQSPIDVLSGRVLGVEALQVIGTQLFWVAALVVITRVMLWRASARLVVQGG from the coding sequence GTGCGCCGCTACTTCCTCCTCGCTTCGGCAGAGTTCAGGCGGCAGAGCACCTATCGGCTCGCTCTGGCCGCGGGGATCTTCACCAACAGCATCTTCGGATTCATCCGGTTCAGTGTCTTCTATGCCGCGCTGATCGGGGCCGGCGGCACGATCGCCGGCTATGACAAGGCCGAGGCCTCGACCTATGTCTGGCTCGGCCAGGGGCTGTTGGCCGGCGTCGGGCTGATGAGCCAGCACGAGGTGTCGCAGAAGGTCCGCACCGGCGAGATCGCGATCGAGCTCTCCCGACCACTGGATCTCCAACTTTCCTACTGGGCAAGGGATTTCGGGCGAGCAGCGCTGATGTTGCCGGCTCGCGGGATCATCCCGGTGATCGTCGGAGCGTTGACCACCGGACTGGTGTTGCCGGACTCCTGGACCGCGCTGCCGTACGGCATCGTCAGCCTGATCCTCGCCGTGTCGATCAGCTTCCTGCTCCGCTACGGGGTCAACCTGATCAGTTTCTGGACCCTGGACGTCCAGGGCTACACCAATCTCTACCTGCTGCTGATGTCACTGCTCAGCGGCTTCTACGTCCCGGTGCACATCTTCCCGGGCTGGCTGCAGACGATCGCCCACGCCTCGCCGTTCCCGTCGATGCTGCAGAGTCCGATCGACGTGCTGTCCGGACGGGTGCTCGGTGTCGAGGCGCTGCAGGTGATCGGCACCCAGCTCTTCTGGGTCGCGGCCCTGGTGGTGATCACCCGGGTGATGCTGTGGCGGGCTTCGGCACGATTGGTGGTGCAGGGTGGCTGA
- a CDS encoding ABC transporter permease — MADQTMSTPVGLRRAYAIVLGSRVRAQMSYRSSFWINVVNSFFTGILEFTEIYVLLSNTPTLGGMSFSQAALVFGLANLGFSLGDLVFGQTDQIPIYIREGKLEAFLVRPMPVLAQMITSDFQLRRVGRAALGLVVVIIVLLAGDVHYSPGVIYLLIITPIVGAAIYSALFVLAGGLQFWLINGAEFTNSFVYGGATAGQVPGSVLLLPLRVLFTFVFPATVASYLPCLLILGLDGPPWLPSWLGWFAPLFAVWAWLLATIVWRNGVRHYTGAGG, encoded by the coding sequence GTGGCTGACCAGACGATGAGCACACCGGTCGGGCTGCGCCGGGCGTACGCGATCGTGCTCGGCTCCCGGGTCCGCGCCCAGATGAGCTACCGCTCCAGCTTCTGGATCAACGTGGTCAATTCGTTCTTCACCGGGATCCTCGAATTCACCGAGATCTACGTGTTGCTGAGCAACACTCCGACCCTCGGTGGGATGTCGTTCTCCCAGGCCGCGTTGGTGTTCGGGCTGGCCAATCTCGGATTCAGTCTGGGCGATCTGGTCTTCGGCCAGACCGATCAGATCCCGATCTACATCCGCGAGGGCAAGCTGGAGGCGTTCCTGGTCCGGCCGATGCCGGTGCTGGCGCAGATGATCACCTCCGACTTCCAGCTCCGCAGGGTCGGCCGGGCGGCGCTCGGCCTGGTCGTCGTGATCATCGTGCTGCTCGCCGGAGACGTGCACTACAGCCCGGGCGTGATCTACCTGTTGATCATCACCCCGATCGTCGGCGCGGCGATCTACAGCGCCCTGTTCGTGCTGGCCGGCGGACTGCAGTTCTGGCTGATCAACGGTGCCGAATTCACCAACTCCTTCGTGTACGGCGGCGCCACCGCCGGCCAGGTCCCGGGCAGCGTGCTGCTGCTTCCGCTGCGGGTGCTGTTCACCTTCGTGTTCCCGGCCACCGTCGCGTCCTACCTGCCCTGTCTGTTGATCCTCGGCCTGGACGGGCCGCCCTGGCTGCCGTCCTGGCTGGGTTGGTTCGCACCGCTGTTCGCCGTCTGGGCCTGGCTGTTGGCCACGATCGTCTGGCGCAACGGCGTCCGCCACTACACCGGAGCTGGAGGCTGA
- a CDS encoding ABC transporter ATP-binding protein encodes MNSPIIELDELSRTFVVRSKAGGLRRERRIVHAVDGITASITAGEACGYIGANGAGKSTTIKMLTGILVPSSGRVRTCGFDPVPQRRTLAREIGVVFGQRSQLWWDLPLGESFTILAAIHRIGAAAAQPRIDQLIDGLELAPFLNTPVRQLSLGERMRGEVAAALVHRPRLLILDEPTIGLDMISKERLRQFLIAERAQQGTTLLLTTHDMSDIERLCERVLVVDQGKLAYDGTLDGLSRRVALERVLTVDLAEPSDPITVDGATNIGIELGGARQRLSFSPDQTTAAQVLAEVAGVAEVRDLTIAEPAIEDIVRTLYSRAGGGS; translated from the coding sequence ATGAACTCCCCGATCATCGAACTGGACGAGCTCAGCCGTACGTTCGTGGTCCGCAGCAAGGCCGGCGGACTGCGCCGCGAACGCCGGATCGTCCATGCCGTCGACGGCATCACCGCCTCGATCACCGCGGGGGAGGCCTGCGGCTACATCGGTGCGAACGGAGCCGGCAAGTCCACCACGATCAAGATGCTGACCGGGATCCTGGTGCCCAGTTCGGGACGGGTCCGGACCTGCGGTTTCGATCCGGTGCCGCAACGCCGGACCCTGGCCCGGGAGATCGGCGTGGTCTTCGGGCAGCGTAGCCAGCTGTGGTGGGACCTGCCGCTGGGCGAGTCGTTCACCATCCTGGCGGCGATCCATCGGATCGGCGCGGCAGCCGCCCAACCACGGATCGATCAGCTGATCGACGGTCTGGAACTGGCACCGTTCCTGAACACCCCGGTCCGTCAGCTCTCCCTCGGCGAGCGGATGCGCGGTGAGGTGGCGGCGGCGTTGGTGCATCGGCCACGCCTGTTGATCTTGGACGAGCCGACGATCGGGCTGGACATGATCAGCAAGGAACGTCTCCGGCAGTTCCTGATCGCCGAACGGGCCCAACAGGGCACCACACTGTTGCTGACCACCCACGACATGAGTGACATCGAGCGACTGTGTGAACGGGTGCTGGTGGTCGACCAGGGCAAGCTCGCCTACGACGGCACCTTGGACGGGCTGTCCCGCCGGGTGGCGTTGGAGCGGGTGCTGACCGTGGATCTTGCCGAGCCCAGCGACCCGATCACGGTCGACGGCGCCACCAATATCGGCATCGAGCTGGGTGGTGCCCGGCAGCGGCTCTCGTTCTCACCCGATCAGACCACCGCGGCGCAGGTGTTGGCCGAGGTCGCCGGTGTTGCCGAGGTCCGCGACCTGACCATCGCCGAGCCGGCGATCGAGGACATCGTGCGGACCCTCTACAGCCGCGCCGGTGGAGGATCCTGA
- a CDS encoding PspC domain-containing protein yields MASLARPRNDRMIAGVCSALGRRFGLSSNVVRLIFVLSCLLPGPQFLIYILGWILIPNEH; encoded by the coding sequence ATGGCCTCCCTCGCCCGTCCCCGCAACGACCGCATGATCGCCGGTGTCTGCTCAGCTCTGGGCCGGCGGTTCGGGTTGTCATCCAATGTCGTCCGGCTGATCTTCGTGCTGAGCTGCCTGCTCCCCGGCCCGCAGTTCCTGATCTACATCCTCGGCTGGATCCTGATCCCGAACGAGCACTGA
- a CDS encoding ABC transporter ATP-binding protein: MNAVDESQAEATPVRPRHAAPAADSEQAPTDATAVPPIVVDGLTKDFGRVRAVDALSFTVAPGRVTGFLGPNGAGKSTTLRVLLGLAEPTSGRATFGGVGYRDLPMPQQRVGAVLEPAFHPGRTGRDHLAVQAATAGATPRRINELLALVGLADAADRRVGGYSLGMRQRLALATALLGEPDYLILDEPGNGLDPEGIHWLRGFLQSYAARGNVVLMSSHILNEVEATVDDVVVIGNGRLLRQSPMQDLAAERRSIRLRVQDQRTATAVLDRMRLSWQQVDDRQGGFLQVQTTDPGAVGAAIFEAGLPVLELAPQEVDLESEFFALLGGQP, encoded by the coding sequence ATGAATGCCGTCGATGAGTCCCAGGCCGAGGCGACGCCGGTACGGCCACGCCACGCAGCACCCGCCGCCGATTCCGAGCAGGCGCCGACCGATGCGACAGCCGTACCGCCGATCGTCGTCGACGGCCTGACCAAGGACTTCGGCCGGGTCCGAGCAGTCGACGCGCTCAGTTTCACCGTTGCGCCCGGACGCGTCACCGGGTTCCTCGGGCCGAACGGCGCCGGCAAGTCGACCACCCTGCGGGTGCTGCTGGGGCTTGCCGAACCGACCAGCGGGCGAGCCACCTTCGGCGGGGTCGGCTACCGCGACCTGCCGATGCCGCAACAGCGGGTCGGTGCCGTCCTCGAACCGGCGTTCCACCCCGGTCGGACCGGCCGCGACCACCTGGCGGTGCAGGCCGCAACCGCCGGTGCCACCCCGCGCCGGATCAACGAACTGCTCGCCCTTGTCGGGCTGGCCGACGCGGCGGACCGCCGGGTCGGCGGTTACTCGCTGGGGATGCGGCAGCGGCTGGCGCTGGCCACCGCCCTGCTCGGCGAACCCGACTATCTCATCCTGGACGAGCCGGGCAACGGGCTCGACCCGGAGGGCATCCACTGGTTGCGCGGATTCCTGCAGTCCTACGCCGCTCGCGGCAACGTGGTCCTGATGTCCTCCCACATCCTGAACGAGGTGGAGGCGACCGTCGACGACGTCGTGGTGATCGGCAACGGCCGGTTGCTTCGGCAGTCGCCGATGCAGGACCTGGCCGCCGAGCGACGATCGATCAGACTCCGCGTGCAGGACCAGCGGACGGCGACCGCCGTACTGGATCGGATGCGGCTGAGTTGGCAGCAGGTCGATGACAGGCAGGGTGGCTTCCTGCAGGTGCAGACCACGGATCCGGGCGCGGTCGGCGCCGCGATCTTCGAAGCCGGTCTGCCGGTGTTGGAGTTGGCGCCGCAGGAGGTCGATCTCGAGTCGGAATTCTTCGCCCTGCTGGGAGGGCAGCCATGA
- a CDS encoding ABC transporter permease produces the protein MSIETLDSRPAGTPGYLQRLLRSEYQKITSTRMVIVLSCIVAAAGIVGALIMNGIGLAVAAEGQKVFTQQRFVAAAYTFANQMSRIVAIIAGAMAMGAEYRHKTLAASYLAVPRRRDLVLGKAAVTFGYGLALGIVATGLSFVVSMIFILSQGGSLALDSAATWQALLMNVVTIALWSMIGYGLGLLVRQMIASVVIAVVFCYVLEPTLSLIFTVKQWTVPGRLLPGGATDTAIGISPMDLIRGHVPTDGPAAWTGLLVLLGWALLPAVIGYVSTVRRDVD, from the coding sequence ATGAGCATCGAGACACTCGACAGCCGGCCGGCCGGCACACCCGGATACCTGCAGCGCCTGCTGCGGTCGGAGTACCAGAAGATCACCAGCACCCGGATGGTGATCGTGCTCAGCTGCATCGTCGCCGCGGCCGGCATCGTCGGCGCGTTGATCATGAACGGGATCGGCCTTGCGGTCGCCGCAGAGGGGCAGAAAGTCTTTACCCAGCAGCGATTCGTCGCTGCTGCCTACACGTTTGCCAATCAGATGTCCCGGATCGTGGCGATCATTGCCGGTGCGATGGCGATGGGCGCGGAGTACCGGCACAAGACGCTGGCCGCCAGCTATCTCGCCGTACCTCGGCGCCGCGACCTGGTGCTCGGCAAGGCGGCGGTCACCTTCGGCTACGGGCTGGCCTTGGGCATCGTGGCAACGGGTCTGAGCTTCGTGGTTTCGATGATCTTCATCCTGTCCCAGGGCGGATCGTTGGCTCTCGACAGCGCCGCCACCTGGCAGGCACTGCTGATGAACGTGGTCACCATCGCCTTGTGGTCCATGATCGGCTACGGGCTCGGCCTGCTGGTCCGCCAGATGATTGCCTCGGTGGTGATCGCGGTCGTCTTCTGCTACGTCCTGGAACCGACTCTGTCGCTGATCTTCACCGTCAAGCAGTGGACCGTTCCCGGTCGGCTGCTGCCCGGCGGTGCGACCGACACGGCGATCGGCATCAGCCCGATGGACCTGATCCGCGGCCACGTGCCGACCGACGGACCGGCGGCCTGGACCGGGCTGCTGGTGCTGCTCGGCTGGGCGCTGCTGCCGGCCGTGATCGGCTACGTCAGCACAGTTCGCCGCGACGTCGACTGA
- the purQ gene encoding phosphoribosylformylglycinamidine synthase subunit PurQ yields the protein MAPRIGVITFPGTLDDHDALRAIRLSGAEPVSLWHASDSLDGVSAVILPGGFSYGDYLRCGAISRFAPIMTELIKQAEAGMPVLGVCNGFQVLCEAHLLPGALIGNDVQVFTCVDQALTVESDRTAWTNAYEQGQQITIVLKNGEGRYVADAETLDRLEGEGQVVFRYAGSNPNGSYRDIAGVSNERGNVVGLMPHPEHNVDPLTAPGLDGVGFFSSVLQQLQAV from the coding sequence ATGGCTCCGCGGATCGGTGTGATCACCTTCCCCGGCACGCTTGATGATCATGATGCGCTGCGGGCGATCCGGCTGAGCGGCGCGGAACCGGTGTCGCTGTGGCACGCCAGCGACTCCCTGGACGGAGTCTCCGCGGTGATCCTGCCCGGTGGTTTCTCCTACGGCGACTACCTGCGCTGTGGTGCGATCTCCCGGTTCGCTCCGATCATGACCGAGCTGATCAAGCAGGCCGAGGCCGGGATGCCCGTCCTCGGTGTCTGCAACGGTTTCCAGGTGCTCTGCGAGGCGCACCTGCTGCCCGGGGCACTGATCGGCAACGACGTCCAGGTGTTCACCTGTGTCGACCAGGCGCTGACCGTGGAGTCCGACCGGACCGCCTGGACCAACGCGTACGAACAGGGTCAACAGATCACCATCGTGCTGAAGAACGGTGAGGGCCGCTACGTCGCCGACGCCGAGACCCTGGACCGGCTGGAAGGCGAGGGTCAGGTCGTCTTCCGCTACGCCGGCAGCAACCCGAACGGCTCCTACCGCGACATCGCCGGGGTCAGCAACGAACGCGGCAATGTGGTCGGCCTGATGCCGCACCCCGAGCACAACGTCGATCCGCTGACCGCTCCCGGACTCGACGGCGTCGGCTTCTTCAGCAGCGTGCTGCAGCAGCTGCAGGCCGTGTAG
- a CDS encoding SH3 domain-containing protein, protein MSVTSWAKRAAGIVAAAALATGATAALASTPAQAAGDGKVTAKSSLTVRYAPTRQAMKVSTIRPGATVPLVCKIAGASIEGNRTWYQLPAGEGAQSWISGRYVKELRGSKIAWCGTTSKPAAIRTTAKLTVRHGPNTHDTSVGSLKKGTRTKAVCKLKAQSVGGNTLWYQLPGSNWVSARYVDNIGGSPTWCVGN, encoded by the coding sequence ATGAGCGTCACTTCCTGGGCCAAGCGGGCCGCCGGCATCGTAGCCGCAGCCGCACTGGCGACCGGGGCGACCGCCGCCCTGGCCAGCACCCCGGCGCAGGCCGCCGGTGACGGCAAGGTCACCGCCAAGTCCTCGCTCACCGTCCGCTACGCCCCGACCCGGCAGGCGATGAAGGTCAGCACGATCCGGCCCGGCGCGACCGTGCCGTTGGTCTGCAAGATCGCCGGCGCATCGATCGAGGGCAACCGCACCTGGTATCAGCTGCCGGCCGGCGAGGGTGCCCAGTCCTGGATCTCCGGTCGTTACGTCAAGGAACTGCGCGGCTCGAAGATCGCCTGGTGTGGCACGACCAGCAAGCCGGCGGCGATCCGGACGACCGCGAAGCTCACGGTCCGGCACGGACCCAACACCCACGACACGTCGGTCGGCTCGTTGAAGAAGGGCACCCGCACCAAGGCCGTCTGCAAGCTGAAGGCCCAATCGGTCGGCGGCAACACCCTGTGGTACCAGCTGCCCGGATCGAACTGGGTCTCGGCGCGTTACGTCGACAACATCGGCGGTTCGCCGACGTGGTGCGTCGGTAACTGA